A stretch of the Notamacropus eugenii isolate mMacEug1 chromosome 2, mMacEug1.pri_v2, whole genome shotgun sequence genome encodes the following:
- the LOC140522165 gene encoding inner centromere protein-like isoform X2, which yields MTPQDPKGGPKTNPDNCGMDLNSDDSTDDEFQHGKPIPAWATGSQLRQAIIHQYYLPPDTDQLFGTILSPDLEDIFKQSQPRYHTHTSSAFWDSPPLPES from the exons ATGACCCCCCAGGACCCCAAGGGGGGGCCCAAGACCAACCCAGACAATTGTGGGATGGATCTGAATAGTGATGACTCCACAGATGATGAGTTCCAACACGGGAAGCCCATTCCTGCTTGGGCCACTG GGTCCCAGCTCAGGCAGGCCATCATCCATCAGTACTACTTGCCTCCTGACACTGACCAGCTCTTTGGCACCATCCTTAGTCCGGACCTTGAGGACATATTCAAACAGAGTCAACCGCGTTACCACACTCATaccagttctgccttctgggattCCCCACCACTGCCAGAATCCTAG
- the LOC140522165 gene encoding inner centromere protein-like isoform X1: protein MKMPHKPCGSAVCNSYEMTPQDPKGGPKTNPDNCGMDLNSDDSTDDEFQHGKPIPAWATGSQLRQAIIHQYYLPPDTDQLFGTILSPDLEDIFKQSQPRYHTHTSSAFWDSPPLPES from the exons ATGAAGATGCCCCACAAACCCTGTGGG tcTGCGGTTTGCAACTCTTATGAAATGACCCCCCAGGACCCCAAGGGGGGGCCCAAGACCAACCCAGACAATTGTGGGATGGATCTGAATAGTGATGACTCCACAGATGATGAGTTCCAACACGGGAAGCCCATTCCTGCTTGGGCCACTG GGTCCCAGCTCAGGCAGGCCATCATCCATCAGTACTACTTGCCTCCTGACACTGACCAGCTCTTTGGCACCATCCTTAGTCCGGACCTTGAGGACATATTCAAACAGAGTCAACCGCGTTACCACACTCATaccagttctgccttctgggattCCCCACCACTGCCAGAATCCTAG